One Panulirus ornatus isolate Po-2019 chromosome 16, ASM3632096v1, whole genome shotgun sequence genomic window carries:
- the LOC139753979 gene encoding ras-related and estrogen-regulated growth inhibitor-like protein, with protein MKDERTSSQGGPLRVAVVGASEVGKSALTVRYLTKRFIGEYRSDTDMLYKTVLQVDGVAQPVEIMDTSASCDESSDAHLQWAEAFVVVYAITDKESYRWAANTVQELSERRATASVLMLGNKSDLGHLREVEEVEARTLALTHSARFSEVSTAESCAPVAEVLDGFIKEVKSQRNSNQGGGSPKLRKISVTKMLGSLIGRNSPPPTPMTHLIILDKEERNKLQTPMRRLCRPCLRPAHSLPCSPHTAV; from the exons ATGAAAGACGAGAGGACCTCCAGTCAAGGTGGGCCTCTGAGAGTGGCCGTGGTCGGGGCCAGTGAGGTGGGCAAGTCAGCCCTCACGGTGCGCTACCTGACCAAGAGATTCATCGGCGAGTACAGATCAGACACAG ATATGCTGTACAAGACTGTGCTGCAGGTGGACGGAGTGGCCCAGCCCGTGGAGATCATGGACACCTCAGCCAGTTGTGACGAGTCCTCCGACGCCCACCTCCAGTGGGCTGAGGCCTTCGTGGTCGTGTATGCAATTACCGACAAGGAATCCTACAGATGGGCCGCCAACACAGTGCAG GAGTTGTCAGAGCGGCGGGCGACAGCCAGTGTGTTGATGCTGGGCAACAAGAGTGATCTGGGTCACCTGCgggaggtggaagaggtggaagCAAGAACTCTAGCCCTCACCCACTCGGCGCGGTTCTCCGAGGTGTCCACGGCCGAGAGCTGTGCCCCCGTGGCAGAAGTTCTCGACGGCTTCATTAAAGAAGTCAAGTCGCAGAGGAATAGCAACCAAGGCGGAGGCTCTCCCAAGCTTCGCAAGATCTCCGTCACCAAAATGCTGGGGTCGCTGATCGGCCGGAACTCACCGCCGCCCACGCCCATGACCCACCTCATCATCCTGGACAAGGAGGAACGCAACAAGCTGCAAACGCCCATGAGACGCTTGTGCCGGCCATGCCTACGACCGGCCCATTCCCTCCCTTGCTCCCCACACACCGCCGTCTGA